The following are encoded in a window of Lactobacillus acidophilus genomic DNA:
- a CDS encoding DUF871 domain-containing protein, with amino-acid sequence MYNYILGKHNQRPDPAEHVVRCEDSRMHAAPRITPENTILREVGSITLNNCLYERYAGEIQLVKDALTMNKKVNVVGKVTNGSLPLIDLIKPSQKFYLFKE; translated from the coding sequence ATGTACAATTATATTCTAGGGAAACACAACCAGCGTCCTGATCCTGCAGAACATGTTGTCCGTTGTGAAGATTCACGGATGCATGCTGCACCAAGGATTACTCCAGAAAATACAATTTTAAGAGAAGTGGGGAGCATTACTTTAAACAATTGTCTTTATGAGCGATATGCGGGAGAAATTCAACTAGTTAAAGATGCTCTCACTATGAATAAGAAGGTAAATGTAGTTGGAAAAGTGACTAATGGCTCTCTTCCTTTAATCGATTTGATTAAACCAAGTCAGAAATTTTATCTATTTAAAGAATAG
- a CDS encoding MurR/RpiR family transcriptional regulator → MQNIFSIIKGKKSQLPKKEQLLGDYIIANPENVISSSIQKLSKDTGISTATIVRFCREIGTNGFSDLKLQLVAAQSSVNNNDYHEFDAGEGIAAIKNTMAARFESAIEATQSGLNDNSVEKAVRKIYNSSSILVYGAGASGIVASDMYQKFMRVGKNINYISDLHVALAQLASFTSDDLLILISNDGKTTEVSDIQKVADKFGIPTLLLTANPRSFVAKKADLVLLTQDIGEPSIRSGATTSLISQMFVVDVLVFSYVSVHSDEVLKKLKRSNEATAIHKNSRK, encoded by the coding sequence ATGCAAAACATTTTTTCAATAATTAAAGGTAAAAAATCACAATTACCTAAAAAAGAACAACTCTTAGGCGATTATATTATTGCAAATCCTGAAAATGTTATTTCTTCCTCAATTCAAAAACTTTCTAAAGATACAGGTATTAGTACTGCAACTATCGTCCGTTTTTGTCGAGAAATTGGTACTAATGGATTCAGTGATTTAAAGCTGCAATTAGTTGCTGCACAGTCAAGTGTAAATAATAATGATTATCACGAATTTGATGCAGGAGAAGGTATTGCTGCAATTAAGAATACTATGGCCGCTCGCTTTGAAAGTGCCATTGAAGCCACACAAAGCGGACTGAATGATAATAGTGTGGAAAAAGCTGTTCGAAAAATTTATAATTCTTCTTCAATTTTAGTTTATGGGGCTGGTGCTTCTGGAATAGTTGCTAGTGATATGTATCAAAAATTTATGCGTGTCGGTAAAAATATTAATTATATATCCGATTTACATGTAGCTTTGGCTCAGTTGGCTTCTTTTACATCAGATGATCTATTAATTTTGATTAGTAATGATGGTAAGACTACAGAAGTCAGTGACATTCAGAAAGTGGCTGATAAATTTGGTATCCCCACACTGCTTTTAACAGCTAATCCACGCTCATTTGTTGCTAAAAAAGCAGATTTAGTTTTATTAACTCAGGATATTGGTGAGCCTTCAATTAGGTCTGGAGCTACAACTTCATTAATAAGTCAGATGTTTGTGGTAGATGTGCTCGTATTTTCATATGTATCAGTACATTCTGATGAGGTACTTAAGAAGTTGAAGCGGTCTAATGAAGCTACTGCTATTCATAAAAATAGTAGGAAATAG
- a CDS encoding AraC family transcriptional regulator, protein MDAEVLRILRKNNKSQDWGKINKKLHPKIVKYVDGKPVYQFFDTLNDNSFEKNGQLISIRTQPVNSFVPYHVHNYVEMMVVLSGRCVIKTQSESITLIQDEIMIIGCKTIHKIKPINDETIVVEIALKRTAFSLRDLTFLTHSRDAQSVSSTVFFLLSNDDSYGAFNVFHTQHDVNVVNKVNNIIREYYRPDNYSNQVIKFKILELFIRLVRLASKGPILQTQKEDHKNNEVDALTLLLYIEKNYKTVTLKSMAKHFKFHPNYLSSILKRKTGYTFIKLVHLQRINVAAEYLSLTDISIESISLAVGYEDPSCFYKIFRNHMGCSPREYRQRQAA, encoded by the coding sequence ATGGATGCTGAAGTTCTAAGAATACTGCGTAAAAATAATAAGTCTCAAGATTGGGGAAAAATAAATAAAAAATTACATCCTAAGATTGTAAAATATGTTGATGGCAAACCAGTGTATCAATTTTTTGATACGCTGAATGACAATTCTTTTGAAAAAAATGGACAATTAATTTCGATTAGGACACAACCAGTAAATAGTTTTGTTCCATATCATGTACATAATTACGTTGAAATGATGGTGGTCTTGTCGGGAAGATGTGTTATAAAAACCCAGAGCGAATCGATTACTCTTATCCAAGATGAAATTATGATCATTGGATGTAAGACGATTCATAAAATTAAACCCATCAATGATGAGACAATCGTAGTGGAAATTGCTTTAAAAAGAACGGCTTTTTCACTAAGAGATCTAACATTTCTAACGCATTCACGTGATGCTCAATCTGTATCTTCTACTGTATTTTTCCTTTTATCTAATGACGATTCGTATGGAGCTTTCAACGTGTTTCACACACAACATGATGTAAATGTTGTTAACAAAGTTAATAATATTATTCGTGAGTATTATCGTCCCGATAACTATAGTAACCAGGTTATTAAGTTTAAAATATTAGAATTATTTATTCGTTTAGTTAGGTTGGCATCGAAAGGTCCCATACTTCAAACACAGAAAGAAGATCATAAAAATAACGAAGTAGATGCGCTAACTTTGCTCCTTTATATTGAAAAAAACTATAAAACTGTGACTTTGAAAAGTATGGCTAAGCATTTCAAGTTTCATCCTAATTATTTATCTTCTATTTTAAAAAGAAAGACCGGGTATACTTTCATTAAATTGGTTCATTTGCAACGTATAAATGTAGCCGCAGAATATTTATCGCTTACAGATATATCAATTGAAAGTATTTCGTTAGCGGTAGGGTATGAAGATCCATCATGTTTCTATAAAATTTTTAGAAATCATATGGGCTGCTCGCCAAGAGAATATCGCCAAAGGCAAGCAGCATGA